A stretch of Carya illinoinensis cultivar Pawnee chromosome 14, C.illinoinensisPawnee_v1, whole genome shotgun sequence DNA encodes these proteins:
- the LOC122294941 gene encoding mitogen-activated protein kinase homolog NTF6-like gives MEKESMETEAKGVPTYGGRYLQYNILGNLFEVSAKYIPPIHPVGRGAYGIVCCAINSETKEEVAIKKIGNAFDNRIDAKRTLREIKLLCHMDHENIIKIKDIIRPPEKEKFNDVYIVYELMDTDLNQIIRSSQALTDDHCQYFLYQLLRGLKYIHSANVLHRDLKPSNLLLNANCDLKICDFGLARTTSETDFMTEYVVTRWYRAPELLLNCSEYTAAIDIWSVGCIFLEIIRREPLFPGKDYVQQLGLITELLGSPDDSDLGFLRSDNARKYVKQLPHFPKQPFTKKFPNVSPLAIDLAEKMLVFDPCKRITVEEALNHPYLSSLHEINEEPTCPSPFNFSFEQKSLDEEDIKELIWRESLNFNPDDLLE, from the exons atggagaaggAATCTATGGAGACTGAAGCCAAAGGGGTTCCAACGTACGGAGGCAGATACCTGCAGTACAACATTCTGGGAAACCTCTTTGAGGTCTCCGCCAAGTATATCCCTCCTATACATCCCGTCGGTCGCGGCGCATACGGCATCGTTTG CTGTGCGATAAATTCTGAGACCAAAGAAGAGGTTGCAATCAAGAAAATTGGAAATGCATTCGACAACAGGATTGATGCCAAAAGGACACTTCGAGAGATCAAACTCCTTTGCCACATGGACCATGAGAAT ATTATCAAGATTAAGGACATCATAAGGCCACCAGAGAAGGAAAAGTTTAATGATGTGTATATTGTATATGAATTAATGGATACTGACCTCAATCAGATTATACGATCTAGCCAGGCTTTGACAGATGATCACTGTCAG TATTTTCTGTATCAACTGCTGAGGGGATTGAAGTACATACATTCTGCAAACGTTTTGCACCGAGATTTGAAGCCAAGCAACCTGCTTCTCAATGCGAACTGTGACCTCAAGATTTGTGACTTTGGGCTTGCAAGAACTACCTCAGAGACAGATTTCATGACAGAATATGTTGTAACTCGATGGTACCGAGCCCCTGAATTGCTACTTAACTGTTCAGAATACACAGCAGCCATTGATATTTGGTCAGTTGGCTGTATTTTTCTGGAGATAATCAGAAGGGAGCCACTATTTCCTGGTAAAGACTATGTTCAGCAGTTAGGGCTTATAACTGAG CTATTAGGTTCACCAGATGATTCAGATCTTGGATTTTTAAGAAGTGATAATGCTCGAAAGTATGTGAAGCAGCTCCCTCATTTTCCAAAGCAACCGTTTACAAAGAAGTTTCCAAATGTGTCCCCACTGGCAATAGATCTTGCAGAGAAAATGCTAGTCTTTGATCCATGCAAACGCATAACTG TTGAGGAAGCTCTGAATCACCCATACCTGTCCAGTCTTCATGAGATAAATGAGGAGCCCACTTGCCCTTCTCCTTTCAACTTTAGTTTTGAGCAGAAATCATTGGATGAGGAAGATATAAAGGAGCTCATATGGAGGGAGTCTTTGAACTTCAATCCAGATGACTTGCTGGAGTAA